The Polyodon spathula isolate WHYD16114869_AA chromosome 10, ASM1765450v1, whole genome shotgun sequence genome contains the following window.
gtgagcacccaagatggcgagccacaatACGCCACCCTAATCCAGCCTctcatattgttttttctttttcttctgcgattttctttattgcttttattcaagcttgcaattcaacagctgaaactcCATATCcaatgtccaatcaactgtctcactatttaggtgattaagtgcatatgcttcagttaGTCattcaagcgtgtcatggtcaagggtgAATGatagttattaaaaagaaaccaaaaacatttagtcaatgtccatcgTTTATATACCatattttttctgaaaataaatgttacaatttCTTCTGATGCTCTATATACATATAAGAGGGCCGGCATTCATGACATGACAATTAACCTACAATAGCCTTTCAGGATAAAGCAACACTACaggcagggttagaaactagaaacttgctagtccttctATGAACTGCCTAAATTGAAATCAACAACAAAAGTTGGGGGTCCCTAAATATATTAGGCATAAATTTAATTTTTCTAAAGAATAAACcgattttatatattatgtatatatatatatatatatatatatatatatatatatacacacacacatttttattttaaaagggcacCTTAGTAAACACTCAGTGATCAATCCCCTTTGCACATTACTGAGCGATTACTGTGTGCTGAGTGACAGCACCAGAAAGGCTAACAGGAAAAATTCTCAGCCTGAAATTTACACCAATGACACAAAGAAAATGTTTACTTCATTGTTCAAAtgctggctggtttgtaaagttgCAGGTTACAGCCTATGAGTGATTAAATAACTGAATTACTGCATACAATAATTACTGTACTCCTGTAGTCTTCATTAgtgtcccaatttaaagacagtacatttCACTGTAGCCCTTGCGATGAAATTATTAGCTAGGtggctacatttattttttttaatttaagattaGCAGTGGGAGAACACTGCTTTAGCATGTACAGTAGAGGGACGAATCTAGTAGGTTGAATACAGAGCATACAagatacaacaaaaaatgaaagattaAAAGCGCTGGGgaactttgtataaatggatttgaatACGTAAAGGATTGCCTTACAGAGCTGCCAGCAAATGttttacacacactatatatacacgCTGCTGTTATTTCTAATTGAGGCCCTTTATCACTTAAACACTACAGCAAGTGTGGCAGAACACACATTTAATGGGGATGAGGTACAAGAATAAAATGTTTCTGGAAATAATGGTTTCCCCAGTTTAAATAGTGGTATGTAATAGGTTTGCTATTAATGGTACtactggtataagaaaaggaTGTTTAAATAACTTCAGCTTCCAATCACTGAAAATGCCAACATTGTAAACAAGCTACAGACAGCAAGTCCGTAACTTTAAACATTCTACTGTTTATAGTTAAGAACTCAACTTTagtatgaatatattgtgttattaggTCTAAGTAACATATTgtgataatgttcattatggtaattagTTGTAAAATATTTAGTATACCCACAGCACAAGTAAATCAAGCCATAAAAAACTGGTGGCCAATGAGTGAAAGAAGGATTCTTCAAAACAAACACGCGTTTCAAATTGAAAGTGCTTTATTTTCCATACAATGAGGTCATTCAGTTTGTTTAGATCTTGTTAAAGGCAGCAACATCCATGGACTGTACAAGGTCTTCAAAAGCAGTGATCAGTTCTTCCAGCTGGTCTACACCCACTTTATCATCTTCCACCACGCACTGGATCTGCAGCTTCTTGATGCCATAGCCAACTGGAACCAGTTTGGCTGTAAAACCAAAGTCAGGTTAACATCAAAAgcatatttatattaaaacaaagtcTAGCAGGGCTCCAGACCAACTCTACCTTGGTATATAACAACCAAATCTATTATCTAGGGACGATGCTGCTAAATATGCAACAGGTGAAAATTATAATCTGTTAGTGTTGACTAGGCACCCTACAATTTGAATGGTGAGAcaacattggtttattggagttcaaaGAAAACCTTTCAGCTTAACTTCTGCTTTCTTGGTTTAATTATTGACTTTTGCTGCTTTTTAGTCCattataattgttttctttattttaagctttCAGGGCTTTCTTAAAATGGCACACATGCAACACACACTATTTTTCACACATCACAACTGCTGCGTGAAACTGAGGTTATCGTATTCTGCTACCAATACAACAGCACCACTGGACTTGCAGACATTTGTAGTTTTTCACATTGGGCTCTCATATCACATTGATAAATATggacatgtttttaaaaggcaaAGGCATTACTTCTGTTTCTGGCACCTAACCCCTTCAAAAGGTTGCTAACATGTTCGTCATTCTGGAGCCCCGTCTAGTTCTCTAATGATcaatacattcataaaaaaagaaagcgtTTTGGGAAGACAACACCATTCTGCACTTGCAGCAATGAGGGTCATTGCTGCAGTTATGGCAATTATGGCCTTGACTTCATTTAACCCACTCCCTGTGGGTCCCCAGCCAACAGTGTATTCCAAATGTCCACAAATATTTAGTAGTGACAGTGTTGGCTGTGACCATCACAGTAAAACAGATTGAAACTCACAGGATCCCCAAAGCAGGCCGTCCATCTGTATGGTCCGGACACACGCTTCCAGTTTTGCCATGTCGGTCTCATCGTCCCACGGCTTCACGTCAAGCAGGATTGAGGATTTCGCAATAAGTGCTGGCTCTGGAGGAGGGAGCCagaatgttaaaacaaacaataccaaCTGGGGTGTCTGTCCTTTTACTTTAAATCAATAGTTacaacaggtttgaaatgttTGCAACCAAGCAATTGCTGTAACTTGAACCTTTTTGCAAATTTCATATAAAATAGAAGATTAGCCTGAACACAACTAAAATATTAGCATCCCTAGTAGCTGCAGTACACTGGCATGCACTGCTCTAAAAATTGGCAAGAAGCTGGTATCAGATGAAAAACAGCATCCATCACAGATTCAGCCGAAAGATGGTGAATTAGATCATCATTTTACCAGCCACACAAATATACTTTGTCAAGCAAGTCAAGGCCATTTTCAGGGTACCACAATGTAGTCACTGTACTATACATACTTTTGGATTTCTTGGCTTCATACTGTGCCACACGCTCCTCCTTTAACTTTTTGGCAGCTGCAGACTCCTAAGCAATGAAagaaatttttatatataacacacagtatatatattatattatatatatatataatagtatatgatatatataatatagatatatatatatatatatatataattatacacacacatacacatatacacacacagctggCAACTGTCAGATTAGAAAATAATGTCCATCAGGATTCAGCCGAAAGATGGTGATTGAAATCATCATTATGACCAGCCATTACTGCCTTGGCAATAAAAGTAACATGTTGTATAACAAACTTCTGAAGTGACAGTACATGGGTATAGGGGGTGGCAGAATTACAATGCCTGATAAGCAAGACACCCCACCTCCATTAGCTACAATTATAAGTTCACCTCTTCATCATCAGATCCAAAGAGATCaatgtcatcatcatcatcttcatccttAGACTCAGCAGTGGAGTCTGCTACATCAGCAGGACCATACTTGCCCAGAGGTTTCTTCACTCCTGGGAGACTGCAGGATCAAGCAAGAGCAGGTTACAAGGGCAGCCTTTGCTCTGTAggatttcagtttcatttatAGACAGGGCTGGTTTGATCAGATTTAAAAGTGGTGCATCATAATCTCAGACGAAAGATGGTGAAAAGAATCATCATTCAACCAGTCCGTATACTAACCAATGCATTTCTAAAGAGCTATGTATCACTCCAAATGTTCTGCTGGGCATTATGAAGAATGCTCTCTATGCTGAAGTTTAAGCAATTCCAGCTTGTACTACTTAATGAGATGTTGTACTGGTCACTCAGTTAAAGCTCACACTCTGGAATAAAGTGGAGTTCTTTGGTTCTAGAACATTCCATGAGCTAAAATGCAGTCCTATAAACGACAGTACTAAGTAACATTTAAATGCACATGCTTTTGTACAGTACTTATAAAATGGTAACTTGCCAGAGTAACATTTAAAAGTGCAGTAAACTccattacaaatactgtacacagaTTTCATCCACAAGCTTGCCTAATTTTTACCTTGCCTTTTCTTTCTGGTAGGACTTCATGTGGTTGTACCACCGGAGGGCATGGAAGAGCTCTGCAGATGGAGGGCTGGAAAGGGCATCGAACACTGCAACGTCAGCCTGGGATGGAACATACCTGGTTAAGAATcaggataattaaaaaaaaaaaaaaggaggatagCAACATCTACAAAACAGATGTGTTGTATGCAAAGCCATCTGCAAATGCAGcacatcattttatatatatatatatatatatataaaacccaatTAACAGATGACCGTAAATCAAGATAATAAAAACGTTTCCGTTTGATAGAATTCACAGGAGTAATTTTGTGTTTTGGACAAAGGGCAGAAACAGCAGCAGTACTGCATTTGGAAAGGACACGTGTCAACTGAGTTTATAAATTGCAGAATAAACgatgttaaaatatattaacacgTTTAACTTACAAGTATCCCGTAGGTGTATTATAACTATGAAtgttaaacctttaaaaaaaaaaaagtatggttcCACCAAATGTATGCGTGCTACGAGTCTTTGTTTCACATATTACTAGGCCACATCAGTATTTCAGaccagaaatactgtatatacaaactccaaataaaatacaactacGTACAAAAATCAACAAGACAATATTGATACTTAAAcgttatgaaaattaaaaaaaagacaaataaaaacccCACACAGTGAGTAAGCCTCCGTTCTGACTCAAGACAACGTGTCATTTAGTACAGTATCTACTGCATGCGGACTAGTACTACAACAGTACAAAgccaaatacaaaatgaaaaaataactacAGACCCCTCAATGTAGCTTTTATCAGCCAAAAAGTCGTTGAGGACCTTCAGGCCAGTGGGTGACTTCAGATCTCCGAAGCCCATTTTATGTTAGTCTGTTACAAACTTCGTTGGTACCAGGACTGCGGTCCCCTATCTCCACTCCTACCGCCAAAGATGAAGGAAAGGAACGAGAACTGACCGTGAAGGTTATTTATATGCGTGACGTAATCACTCGCCCCACCCCCATGCGTTACTTTTATTAGAATAATTTTTGGTTGACgaaaaacatgtaaaaactgttaaataacaacaatttaagtaataaaaaacaatcaGTAATAACATATCCATTATTAGGAAACGATATTCTGACAGTGGGCGAGTGCGTACCGTATAATCGAGAAAATAGGCCCATTATAACTggagacactgttttttttttttttttttttttttgagagaaaaTGCAGTAAATCCTCTGGTTTCATATGTAAGCCCATGTCCATATTAAATAGATTTTTGATAGTTAATTTTGTTATTTGTCCTGCTATTTTCTAAACAGTCTACAAGCAATGCGCTTAATTTGCGTGTAAATGCGTACAATCGTAACATAAGGGTTTGCGCCTATTTGCGCGTTTATACGGTAGGAGCTAAAGCATAGATATGGCCGGACTggaatcagatttaaaaaaaataaataataacaaatccCATTTTTTGTCAAGGAATACCTCGTATATTATGATAAATGATATTTTACTTGAAACGTGgaaacagttttattaatatttaatttatgtcCCGTTTATACCGATTGCATAGATAGGTCAGAGGTCACaaaagtattataaaaatattacatttgttgaaGTTTTTTAAGTATTGAATTTGACACGTGAATGAatttaataaatactttattgTACACTCACAcaggttgaaaaataaatatgctaaaaaatatatatgttttcggttTTCTTCGACACTCTCCGGAAACCATCGAAGTCGCCATACTGATTGTAGAGTTGCTGTTCTGGTACAGAAGGCAAAGTAGCGGCAAGGTAagctacacaaaacaataaagCTAAAACTAAAGTTCGTTTAAGTCTGCGAGTGCAATTGATATTATATGTTGCTATTATACGAAATACTTTTCAATGGAGGTTAATTTGTACTTCTTTTAATATGAAAGTGAATCGTAATGTTTTTCTTTGCCCTTGACTTTCCAGCTCTGTTCAGATCAGAATGACAATATAGCAATTGCAATGTTTACCTGAAATATAACATTGAGGTGATCTTTATTTTTCTTGATAGCATGTGTCTGCGTTAAACTGAATTCCATATTTTGAAATTGCTAATTTCAATAAAATAGCAGTGTCACTGTATGAAattatcttttttgtatttttttaaactcgttctttataaagtaatatatatatgtgtgtgtgtgtgtgtgtgtgtgtgtgtgtgtgtgtgtgtgtgtgtgtgtgtgtgtgtcatatttcATGGCATGTAATGT
Protein-coding sequences here:
- the LOC121322166 gene encoding elongation factor 1-beta, coding for MGFGDLKSPTGLKVLNDFLADKSYIEGYVPSQADVAVFDALSSPPSAELFHALRWYNHMKSYQKEKASLPGVKKPLGKYGPADVADSTAESKDEDDDDDIDLFGSDDEEESAAAKKLKEERVAQYEAKKSKKPALIAKSSILLDVKPWDDETDMAKLEACVRTIQMDGLLWGSSKLVPVGYGIKKLQIQCVVEDDKVGVDQLEELITAFEDLVQSMDVAAFNKI